CGACTGCCGGTCGCCGGTCCATGTCCCTGTGGAGCCGCGCCACCGCACCCTATGGTGCGGTGGCGTGAAACGCACTGTCTGCTTGTTAGTTGAGAAGACTTCCCTGGAGCTCTGCACGCAGGTCCGGGGTGAGCACACTGCCCGCCCGGTCCACGAGCAGAGCCATCTCGTAACCCACCAGACCGATATCGGCCTCGGGGTGTGCGAGTACGGCCAGCGAGGAACCGTCGGAGACGGACATGATGAAGAGGAAGCCCCGTTCCATCTCCACCACCGTCTGGTTGACCGCGCCGCCTTCGAAAATCCGGGACGCCCCTGCGGTCAGCGAGGTCAGCCCGGAGGCTACGGCCGCCAGCTGATCGGCGCGGTCACGGGGGAAACCTTCGGACATCGCCAGCAGGAGTCCGTCGGCGGAGACCACCACGGTGTGGGACACCCCAGGGGTGTTGTCCACGAAGTTGGTGATCAACCAGTTCAGATTCTGCGCCGCCTGGCTCATCGGGCTCACACTAACGCTCCTGGTTGTAGGTACTACTGCCCGGGCCGAAGCCCGATCCGTTCGTGTCCGTCCCCGCGTTGCGTCCCTGCTGGACACCGCGCCGCAGGTTGCTCAACCTGCCGCGCACGTCCTCCGGGGCGCGGGAGACCTGAGGTCCGCCCTGCGGGGTCTGCTCAGCCGTGCCCTCGACGAGGTTCGCCTTGGGTACCCGCCGCGGAAGACCGGAGGGGGTGACCCCGCCCGCCTTCGGATCGCGGAGTTTCTCCGCCCGGTGCCAGCGCTCGTCGTTGGTCGAGCGCCAGTCCTCGGGGCCGGCACCGTTGCCGCTGCCGTTCGCCTCGGCCTGAGCGCTCTGCGGAGCCTGTTGGGCCTGCTCGGCGGGCTGCTGCCACTGCTGCTGGGGCTGCGGCTGCTGGGTACCGCCGCGTCGCGGCAGACCGGCGTTGGTTGTCGCCTGGCTGCTGCTCGGAGAGGGTCCGGGACGGTCGAAGCCTACGCGCTCGGGGGCGTTCGTGGGAGCGCCGGGTGCAGATTCCGGTTCGCTCCGGTACTCCGGCTCGAACCCACCCTGGTACGTAACCTGATTCGACCACTCTTCCTGGTGGGACTGGGTGTCGAACTGG
This portion of the Streptomyces sp. NBC_01750 genome encodes:
- a CDS encoding roadblock/LC7 domain-containing protein, which translates into the protein MSQAAQNLNWLITNFVDNTPGVSHTVVVSADGLLLAMSEGFPRDRADQLAAVASGLTSLTAGASRIFEGGAVNQTVVEMERGFLFIMSVSDGSSLAVLAHPEADIGLVGYEMALLVDRAGSVLTPDLRAELQGSLLN